The sequence AAGTGCTTATTTTCTATAGTAGCAATGTTTGaagtgatttaattttaattatccaCTATCCAGACATCCGAgcggtttaaaaaaaagtcactgTCATCTGTCAAGTTCTGTGACAGAACTTCTGTCATTCgaatgttttaagattttgtaAATTGCTACTGTAATGACTATTAATTAGATTTGAATTGTTAAATAGAGAAAAGTGAATtacacataaaaatacattttctgattaatgaatttatattaattaattcagttcAGGATTAAAAACAAGTATTTTCATCATGGATacctctaaatatataataccaaaATTACCCTCGACACAAAACATATTAGATGACATATGTGGTTCAGCAATTAGGCAAACGAGTGAGGAATTAAAAATCACAACTTACGAAGGTATATTGCATGATACCTATAGatgttatatgaattttaataccctaaagaaagatttaaaacatcaaaatgAATTGAATAACAAGCtagaagatttaaataaacaacttttgcAATGTATAGAAAAGATGAAAAAACAACAGTGATTTTCCAtgttagattttatataaaataaaataaaacatttgttcgtcaaagattattttattatacttccaAGTTTGACCAAATCTTCTTCTGTGATCAATTTTAGGTGAAATAAAGCTACTAATGCAGCTCCTTGTTCAGCAAACTTTTTATTCTTCTCCCAAAATGTTGATGTGTATTTTTTGCCATTAAATGTAAGAACTGAGCAGAATAATTTTTCTACTTGATGTGTCTGGTAAAGAGGtaatttaattccattttttCCAGCCCAGGCATGTAATTGTGATTTTGGTAAATTCAGGTCATTAAAATTAGCTCTTACAAAAcatacctataaaaataaatatatattttaataaatgcactAAAACCCAAGTCATAATTGTGTGACTCAATTGCTGACCTTCATTTGAATAACATCTTCTAAGTTTATCTCTTCAATCTTGGCTTTTTTAGAAGGTGGCTCTAGTTCATCTGGATGAACTTGCCATCTTCCTTGAATGCCCATTTTTTGGTATAGACTCTGTTTTTCTTGGCAATATTTGTCTAAATCCCATATAGCACTAGaaagataaatattgatttatacattaaatatttaatcacaaAACTACACTCAGTTTTCAAATTTACCATATTTGCTCTAAGGTTTGACATTCTAAAAATTTTCTTCCCCTTGGTGTTTCTTGCAATTCtctcaaaatattttgaatacaatatttCGTGTTAGATGGGGAATTGTCATAATCGACAGAAAGTTTGAGGTAGTCAGTTATCACTGTATCCATTGGAAGCATTCCATCTTTTCTAAATATAGAACAATTCCATTCAGCTGCTCTAGCGAGCATTACACTTTTACATCCAGTTATTTCTTTAAACttcaaaatatcattatatttttcaatttccttAGATCCACcgctgtaataaaaaatatgatttataaataaaattaattcaaagaaaTCAAGTAATGTCTAAGATCTAGAATttgtattaattgaattaaaaatgtaatggctatatacaactttattattatacaaagtatCATTAATATTGAGACATCTTGGACCCTTTGTTCCTGGAAAcagaatttttattaagaaaaacaattgACAGTATAAGAACTCACTTTGCAATAACAGGTATGGATATCCTTTCTGCAATATAACGAATAATGTCAGTATGTACTGCATGCTGT comes from Vanessa atalanta chromosome 3, ilVanAtal1.2, whole genome shotgun sequence and encodes:
- the LOC125077027 gene encoding tRNA-dihydrouridine(20) synthase [NAD(P)+]-like isoform X2 produces the protein MVRIGTLPMRLLALRYGADIVYSEELIDWKFLRSKRRYNDILNTTDFVDQTDGTIIFRTCSEEKNKVVLQLGTCSAERALKVAKLVENDVAAIDINMGCPKEFSIKGGMGVALLQDLDKACCILKTLVDNLSIPVTCKIRIFETPEKTYEVVNKLVSTGIKAIAIHGRTRDERPQHAVHTDIIRYIAERISIPVIANGGSKEIEKYNDILKFKEITGCKSVMLARAAEWNCSIFRKDGMLPMDTVITDYLKLSVDYDNSPSNTKYCIQNILRELQETPRGRKFLECQTLEQICAIWDLDKYCQEKQSLYQKMGIQGRWQVHPDELEPPSKKAKIEEINLEDVIQMKVCFVRANFNDLNLPKSQLHAWAGKNGIKLPLYQTHQVEKLFCSVLTFNGKKYTSTFWEKNKKFAEQGAALVALFHLKLITEEDLVKLGSIIK
- the LOC125077027 gene encoding tRNA-dihydrouridine(20) synthase [NAD(P)+]-like isoform X1; translated protein: MLSYENKVILAPMVRIGTLPMRLLALRYGADIVYSEELIDWKFLRSKRRYNDILNTTDFVDQTDGTIIFRTCSEEKNKVVLQLGTCSAERALKVAKLVENDVAAIDINMGCPKEFSIKGGMGVALLQDLDKACCILKTLVDNLSIPVTCKIRIFETPEKTYEVVNKLVSTGIKAIAIHGRTRDERPQHAVHTDIIRYIAERISIPVIANGGSKEIEKYNDILKFKEITGCKSVMLARAAEWNCSIFRKDGMLPMDTVITDYLKLSVDYDNSPSNTKYCIQNILRELQETPRGRKFLECQTLEQICAIWDLDKYCQEKQSLYQKMGIQGRWQVHPDELEPPSKKAKIEEINLEDVIQMKVCFVRANFNDLNLPKSQLHAWAGKNGIKLPLYQTHQVEKLFCSVLTFNGKKYTSTFWEKNKKFAEQGAALVALFHLKLITEEDLVKLGSIIK